The Theileria orientalis strain Shintoku DNA, chromosome 2, complete genome genome has a window encoding:
- a CDS encoding asparaginyl-tRNA synthetase: MPVKSESPLVKNISSLSLKPGSIASLELSKHGNRLTTLEKTFVPVATLLSSLRKDAHNEKYESISRNINRITKTREEFEMPKVFSFDELSQVTGGVIKGSDKNSTRAEGITAQLDVEKNQLVTVFGWCKSIRKQDGGKLLFVIINDGSCKANLQVVVHQGARGFEQASKSHSGASVRARGFLVDRFKGVTENGAESKAAAEGAEDYELLEAVSNKFEVHVTEVETNSVQILGVNMYPNKYTISKKGVTLEHLRDMAHLRPRSYQISATMRIRSSLALAIHLFFQSIGCNYLNSPIITTADCEGAGELFQVTTLLENVNKLSDLSEKMAAGDAKASAEADAAVGSNHSEVVGGSSGTTATASTAGNTVTDGVTTSATDGATTSVTDGTTTSASFAVGDTIVAGPATAAGTPRTNAGGAPTKSSMIANAKVTYKNDFFKKKSYLTCSGQLSAENYCCSMGSVYTFGPTFRAENSHTSRHLAEFWMIEPELVLVDLPGLMSLTEQFIKFLVSYVLDHCYDDLDYLNTKVDSTLLERLKHVADKEFAHVSYTKVIEILTEVVEETKDKPKFEYNNIFWGMDLQSEHERYISEEVFNGPVIIYNYPKTIKAFYMRKNEDKKTVAAMDLIIPKIGELIGGSQREERLDYLMESIKENKLNEEDYWWYLELRKYGTVVHSGFGLGFERLIMMVTGVNNIRDVIPFPRYPGHSAF, from the exons ATGCCTGTAAAGTCCGAGTCCCCCCTAGtcaaaaatattagttcCTTGTCCCTGAAACCGGGCAGCATAGCGAGTTTGGAACTATCGAAACATGGAAACAGGTTAACGACACTAGAAAAAACATTTGTGCCAGTGGCGACGCTACTATCAAGCCTGAGAAAGGACGCACATAACGAAAAATACGAATCAATATCAAGGAACATAAATAGAATAACGAAAACACGCGAGGAATTTGAGATGCCAAAGGTGTTCTCGTTCGATGAGTTGAGTCAGGTAACAGGAGGCGTGATAAAAGGATCAGATAAAAATTCGACCAGAGCAGAAGGCATTACGGCACAGCTGGACGTCGAAAAAAACCAACTGGTAACAGTGTTCGGCTGGTGTAAGAGCATAAGAAAGCAGGACGGAGGAAAGCTGCTGTTCGTTATCATCAACGACGGAAGCTGCAAGGCAAACCTGCAGGTGGTGGTACACCAAGGAGCAAGAGGATTCGAACAGGCCTCAAAGTCGCACTCAGGAGCCTCAGTGAGAGCACGAGGCTTCCTGGTGGACAGGTTCAAGGGAGTGACGGAGAACGGAGCGGAAAGTAAAGCAGCCGCAGAAGGCGCGGAGGACTacgagctgctggaagCAGTGAGCAACAAGTTTGAAGTGCACGTGACGGAGGTGGAGACGAACTCAGTGCAAATACTGGGAGTGAACATGTACCCGAACAAGTACACGATCAGCAAGAAGGGCGTGACGCTGGAGCACCTGAGAGATATGGCACACCTGAGGCCGAGGAGTTACCAAATCTCGGCGACAATGAGGATAAGGAGCTCCCTGGCGCTGGCAATACACCTCTTCTTCCAGTCTATCGGCTGCAACTACCTTAACTCGCCAATCATAACGACGGCGGACTGCGAAGGAGCAGGGGAACTCTTCCAGGTGAcgacgctgctggagaacGTGAACAAGCTGTCGGATCTGTCGGAAAAGATGGCGGCGGGTGACGCCAAGGCCAGCGCCGAAGCCGACGCAGCTGTTGGCAGCAATCACTCAGAAGTAGTTGGTGGTAGCAGTGGtaccactgccactgcgAGTACTGCTGGTAACACCGTTACCGATGGTGTTACTACTAGTGCTACCGATGGAGCCACTACCAGTGTTACTGATGGGACAACCACCAGTGCCAGTTTTGCTGTTGGTGACACTATTGTTGCCGGTCCTGCCACCGCTGCAGGTACGCCTCGCACAAATGCTGGCGGAGCTCCCACTAAAAGCAGCATGATCGCCAACGCCAAAGTGACCTATAAGAACGACTTctttaaaaagaaaagttACCTCACGTGCAGTGGACAGCTGAGCGCAGAAAACTACTGCTGCAGCATGGGAAGCGTGTACACGTTCGGACCAACCTTCAGAGCGGAAAACTCGCACACGTCGAGGCACCTGGCGGAGTTCTGGATGATAGAGCCTGAACTGGTGCTGGTAGACCTGCCAGGACTGATGAGTCTGACTGAGCAGTTCATCAAGTTCCTGGTGTCCTACGTGCTGGACCACTGCTACGACGACCTCGACTACCTCAACACCAAAGTGGACAGCACACTGCTGGAGAGACTGAAGCACGTGGCAGACAAGGAGTTCGCACACGTGTCGTACACGAAGGTGATAGAGATCCTGACGGAAGTGGTGGAGGAAACCAAGG aCAAACCTAAATTTGAATACAATAACATATTTTGGGGAATGGACCTGCAGAGTGAACACGAACGTTACATCAGCGAGGAAGTGTTCAACGGGCCAGTGATCATATACAACTACCCGAAGACGATCAAGGCGTTCTACATGAGAAAAAACGAAGATAAGAAGACAGTAGCAGCAATGGACCTTATCATACCGAAAATAG GGGAGTTGATAGGTGGATCACAACGTGAAGAGAGGTTGGACTACCTGATGGAGTCAATCaaggaaaataaactcAATGAAGAGGACTACTGGTGGTACCTGGAGCTGAGAAAGTACGGAACAGTGGTGCACTCAGGCTTCGGACTGGGTTTCGAGAGGTTAATCATGATGGTGACAGGAGTGAACAACATCAGAGACGTTATACCGTTTCCACGATACCCAGGACACTCAGCATTTTAA
- a CDS encoding uncharacterized protein (GAF domain containing protein) — translation MSNLLNNKLISSVNKLNLTSIKREVNEADESETKLNLVADTALNRKNNRENTNRINMQYNKSASDPNLGEASLDRSVSEESRHSTPNKGHSSAGSTQGVRESTANMKTTNGITSLVTGTTTKTVFPGEKENMNGTESMKYVTEIMEHGRAALAQSQSSSAAEEDPNRRYLDPYRANTESTGYMDGSNLYTMKSSPEVTRGDQGGGTGENTRTSSEPARLDNRSALEKESSISSDYCLFSENYGKCNFSDFSKNNLVLLLSFINSITRETLPVKCILLTLKTLLRCVKCELIELCQIDDNSLIINYMFKEGMLHKKEVKYHKRGLYNLVLSTGMMVKVDDVEKDERYIKDCDQHTELSPRNIVLIPLYNLQQSIWGVVSLSNYRGGAASGVAVGSGAHGGSLGGVSGSTGSSNGAARGVSDRYGTGGIGNCTATSESGPSFEVCRATSSDSIMEREDSLTCAANDSTATDDGGTTKDVNLVVVPNNSDMFGKSRSMSGIEGKSERYGDINGASEAKESSNKVHQGDSGEKTNAKFDSVNNGPITGNTAALTSIGGAAAPGTANAGKEACGTAATSATTNATTNTVTASSNHAEEVRNSTTNSINSSHGSRNGMLGNNQGQGYSQMDEEKLKFISYLCFMSGIIISNAMEKIELEINKLKSNSLITLMHSLFSDQLGIQSCVVALTTHAKKLIQAESCAVYLVDQPRNQLWSISSNTGEQSVYSLDNNNNILSICVNTSKIVIYDNDLVNDGNLFNKSNILAISNGTSALDASDPATGAASSASSTSSRMSGSSFMQGPTTLGGNGRGGEAAATVAETGVDKEVLEKLKALRNGIWVPIKHDHRVLAVIEVVNKQAQELLHFTEDDLNLLELFAVIVGPQFERSEFASAGLAKKTTEAGLAFENVDKYLNNNIKNFIEQSIIEEEEAIME, via the coding sequence ATGAgcaatttattaaataataaattgatatcgagtgtaaataaattgaatttaacAAGTATTAAAAGAGAAGTGAATGAAGCAGATGAATCAGAAACAAAGTTAAATTTAGTAGCCGATACGGCAttaaatagaaaaaataatagagaAAACACAAACAGAATAAATATGCAATACAATAAGTCAGCATCAGACCCGAATTTAGGAGAAGCGTCACTTGATAGAAGTGTGAGCGAAGAATCAAGGCACAGCACACCAAATAAGGGTCACAGTTCAGCAGGGTCAACGCAAGGAGTGAGAGAATCGACTGCAAATATGAAAACAACAAACGGTATCACAAGTTTAGTTACGGGAACGACCACGAAAACAGTGTTCCCAGGAGAAAAAGAGAACATGAATGGCACCGAGAGTATGAAATACGTAACAGAAATCATGGAGCACGGCAGAGCTGCACTAGCACAGAGCCAGAGCAGCTCTGCAGCCGAAGAGGACCCGAACCGACGATACTTGGACCCGTACAGAGCGAACACGGAGTCGACCGGTTACATGGACGGGAGTAACCTGTACACGATGAAGTCGAGTCCAGAAGTGACGAGAGGAGACCAGGGAGGAGGCACAGGAGAAAACACGAGGACAAGCTCAGAGCCAGCACGCCTGGACAACAGAAGCGCCCTGGAAAAGGAAAGCAGCATATCGAGCGACTACTGCCTGTTCAGCGAAAACTACGGAAAGTGTAACTTCTCAGACTTCTCGAAAAATAACCTGGTGCTCCTGCTGTCGTTCATTAACTCAATAACAAGAGAGACGCTGCCAGTTAAGTGCATACTGCTGACACtgaagacgctgctgaGGTGCGTCAAGTGTGAGCTGATAGAGCTGTGCCAAATCGACGACAACAGCCTGATCATCAACTACATGTTCAAGGAGGGAATGCTGCACAAGAAGGAAGTCAAGTACCACAAACGAGGACTGTATAACCTGGTGCTCTCAACAGGAATGATGGTGAAGGTGGACGACGTGGAAAAGGACGAACGCTACATTAAGGACTGCGACCAGCACACGGAGCTTAGTCCGAGAAACATAGTGCTTATACCGCTGTATAACCTGCAGCAGAGCATCTGGGGAGTCGTCTCACTGTCGAACTACAGAGGAGGAGCGGCATCGGGCGTCGCCGTCGGAAGCGGAGCGCACGGAGGATCGCTGGGAGGAGTGAGTGGGAGCACAGGCAGCAGTAACGGCGCTGCCAGAGGAGTGAGCGACAGGTACGGCACAGGAGGAATAGGGAACTGCACGGCGACCTCCGAGAGCGGCCCGAGCTTCGAAGTCTGCAGAGCAACGAGCTCGGACAGCATCATGGAGAGAGAAGATAGCCTGACGTGCGCAGCAAACGATAGCACCGCCACCGATGATGGAGGAACGACAAAGGATGTTAACCTGGTAGTTGTGCCAAATAACAGTGACATGTTCGGCAAAAGCAGAAGCATGAGCGGTATAGAAGGGAAATCTGAGAGATATGGTGACATAAATGGCGCATCAGAAGCCAAGGAAAGCAGTAACAAGGTGCATCAAGGAGACTCGGGAGAAAAAACAAACGCAAAATTCGATTCAGTAAACAATGGCCCAATCACGGGAAACACAGCTGCCTTGACGAGCATTGGCGGTGCCGCTGCCCCGGGCACCGCCAATGCAGGCAAGGAAGCCTGTGGAACAGCAGCAACGAGTGCAACGACAAACGCAACTACTAACACGGTCACAGCAAGTAGTAATCACGCGGAAGAAGTCAGAAACAGCACAACAAACAGTATCAATAGCAGCCACGGAAGCAGAAACGGGATGTTAGGAAACAACCAAGGACAAGGATATAGCCAAATGGACGAAGAAAAACTAAAGTTCATATCGTACCTGTGCTTCATGAGCGGAATCATAATAAGTAACGCaatggaaaaaattgaGCTCGAAATCAACAAACTCAAGTCAAACTCACTCATCACACTGATGCACTCACTCTTCTCAGATCAGCTGGGAATACAGAGCTGCGTAGTGGCACTGACGACGCACgcgaagaagctgatacAGGCGGAGAGCTGCGCAGTCTACCTGGTCGACCAGCCGAGAAACCAACTGTGGTCAATCTCGAGTAACACGGGAGAACAGAGCGTGTACTCGCTggacaacaacaacaacatacTCTCGATCTGCGTTAACACGTCGAAAATCGTCATCTACGACAACGACCTCGTCAACGACGggaacctgttcaacaaaaGTAACATCCTGGCAATCAGCAACGGCACGAGCGCACTGGACGCAAGTGACCCCGCGACGGGAGCGGCGAGCAGCGCAAGTAGCACAAGTAGCAGAATGAGCGGAAGCAGCTTCATGCAGGGACCGACGACCCTCGGAGGAAACGGAAGAGGCGGCGAGGCAGCGGCGACAGTCGCGGAGACGGGAGTGGACAAGGAGGTCCTGGAGAAGCTCAAGGCGCTCAGAAACGGAATCTGGGTGCCGATCAAGCACGACCACAGGGTCCTCGCAGTGATTGAGGTCGTCAACAAGCAGGCGCAGGAGCTCCTCCACTTCACGGAGGACGACCTGAACCTGCTCGAGCTCTTCGCAGTGATCGTGGGTCCGCAGTTCGAGCGCTCGGAGTTCGCCTCGGCGGGACTCGCGAAGAAGACGACCGAGGCAGGGCTGGCCTTCGAGAACGTGgacaagtacctgaacaacaacatcaagaACTTCATCGAGCAGTCGATAAtagaggaggaggaggcgaTAATGGAGTAG
- a CDS encoding uncharacterized protein (protein of unknown function DUF529 repeat containing protein), whose amino-acid sequence MYYNMNVYNVVICLFICVSYRNSFVQSVNHGLKNIVTPDVVNIGSLGNQLLNLFNRNQTEQNHKNEPNGIKIDKFQLITLDVKNRRNTDYIVYKYDPSDNSHTYTAKHPYLIEKVVMGNELAWQSKNNQYGNRVVITIDSKDKALLTVHFPIVSPRRKSFSDVELPTGKANFPPKVKLTTLYLDKLFSTNEIKYEYDGAKEQQSFTPKPGYAISTIKTGDELVWESKDGVYPEQILILRGPDNEPMMRMVFDKPQQTLNTKQPVVKPEPVVPSEQEKKQEPPKPIVPPKEEVKHENPEPVAFVKEESKKEVPQPVLPPKEEVKNEKFKAMIPPQEEPKNEPLYRVTDETTKNIETKAESEKVFVPPKPVEPKPTAKAPESQPETMPRESVLFPDVPEEPIVKNPEPEVNNQVHVPKPQPTEPSEALPKEPKPEPVKVKPPISSEPTKPSPEPSKPEKAEVSEPQTKSNEETVKSELNDKKVQLDINSFLSTDRYDYFQDGQSAIYETKGEHFFVSIQDNKLFKKIWEAKDENEYATKVIRDGVDILLGISKLSIFFVNGQVKHYSSTENVWKEVTNDVVLDINKQADTYEYEVKDFPQSKYFETKYDFRFKTIKEGESIIWESKEDHNANMVLLGGAHSKNKMLTIHFTDPYIVVFTKKNKEPWVQDKSFKPSPKPLDIKVPNKVDNDIFTHLAKQGNLFNLIKRGNEVIWKSRSSNENAKKVVVYAINKNHMFITIYPFKGQVTKLLKYPDDECKEIDASTKIPITINIRSNKSSCAYYNYERNNVRMFRAKGDYVFGGVREKDESSSDRSNDKSIWTASTNIDNDSRYANKVKVITYDKFKDMYEVTVYLMDGTTRKYVRHETMPWTFVDPNQKLSVSINVNSQSECYKYSLSYKNGVKIFTAKPGMEFNSVTYQDEVKADVWEAKNVNDCANKVELDTMGGVNKIIVHLQNGGKKVFTRKDDKTWVEEGESKIEAAEPTTNEEVAPPSTATKDNVQEMYKPEYTNDIKLYVKDLKNPNSNKEMDSKDYEVKQNQNRYEFKLKEGSKCVEVKYLVKITDLFDRTRTIGLKPVSVWKRFFAKSDENYPKTVVYQWPNKIVINFDTFFIVNEKEISGTWINRNFDIKFYTASTGNGTKNNVELDWSKYDLRKMSGERYDYEFKPNSKCSEVKYMFKKVDPNDQNRLITGYRTVWKHGHLGHNEYPTIVSYLSEKRLIVDLGTKFIVSERNPDDSWTPKESFLQFFTATENRNGRYEHEGLPLSDNKYGLQKKGDELTYVFNGGIRCTKIVHVECVGNADDINKVTTYYKRVWIYDPDVNPGKYPKSVLYKSGSKITVKLDDLILVYQRNVHGDWIKSDVFDMGGNPLMSHKEVTQLTEVATPSTTTPPIEPEEATPVATAVPSERTSTHRRGSISPDESSTLPFTISTKPPVSANPPASTVEPPKSTTQPDVGVTAPETSSTPIIHSTEQPAKSSVEPPRVLSPPETTSVPNNVVSPNAFNPATTSTPTVNTHVSENFAEPLIQPARHVPVQKPTDHTNLANSAHGFSSINQNVKELYPSEHPKDVTIITEGSLYANDTNKYKVFTNFGTEFYLYKFVAGARCVEIRHTEHGVNGNGDDKSKGPVKQKVVWTYNSSRYGRKYPESVFYNKQTMTFIIMFDDHNIICFKKNGCWVVTSTTRTY is encoded by the exons atgtattataatatgaATGTATACAATGTAGTAATATGTCtgtttatatgtgtttcATATCGCAATAGTTTCGTGCAATCTGTAAATCATGGTTTGAAGAATATTGTAACTCCAGATGTAGTAAATATTGGATCTTTAGGTAATCAGTTATTAAACCTTTTTAATCGTAACCAAACTGAACAAAATCATAAAAATGAACCGAATggtattaaaattgataaatttcAATTAATAACACTAGATGTAAAAAATAGGCGAAATACAGATTAtatagtatataaatatgatcCATCGGATAATAGTCACACATATACTGCCAAACACCCATACTTGATCGAGAAGGTCGTAATGGGCAATGAATTGGCTTGGCagtctaaaaataatcaatatGGAAATAGagtagtaataacaatagaTTCAAAAGACAAGGCGTTGTTGACTGTACATTTTCCCAT CGTTTCACCACGTAGAAAATCTTTCTCAGATGTTGAGTTACCTACTGGGAAAGCCAATTTTCCTCCAAAAGTTAAGTTAACCACTCTGTACCTTGATAAGCTATTTAGTACCAACGAAATTAAATACGAATATGATGGAGCAAAAGAACAACAAAGCTTTACTCCTAAGCCAGGATACGCAATTTCGACAATAAAAACCGGCGATGAATTGGTTTGGGAGTCTAAGGACGGGGTCTACCCGGAACAAATTTTGATACTACGTGGACCAGATAATGAGCCTATGATGAGAATGGTGTTCGACAAACCGCAACAAACCCTAAATACTAAGCAACCAGTTGTGAAGCCAGAACCTGTTGTACCTTCAGAGCAAGAGAAGAAGCAAGAGCCGCCCAAACCTATCGTACCTCCAAAAGAGGAAGTTAAACATGAAAACCCTGAACCCGTTGCCTTTGTTAAGGAAGAATCTAAAAAGGAGGTACCTCAGCCTGTCTTACCTCCAAAAGAGGAAGTAAAGaatgaaaaatttaaagcGATGATCCCTCCACAAGAAGAACCGAAGAACGAGCCTTTGTATAGAGTTACTGATGAAACTactaaaaatatagaaACTAAAGCTGAAAGTGAGAAAGTTTTCGTGCCTCCTAAACCGGTTGAACCCAAACCAACAGCAAAAGCGCCTGAATCGCAACCTGAGACTATGCCCAGGGAAAGTGTATTGTTTCCTGATGTTCCGGAAGAGCCAATTGTAAAGAATCCTGAGCCTGAAGTAAATAATCAAGTTCATGTACCAAAACCTCAACCCACTGAGCCTAGTGAGGCTTTGCCTAAGGAGCCTAAACCAGAACCTGTAAAAGTTAAGCCGCCGATTTCGAGTGAGCCTACTAAACCATCTCCCGAGCCATCTAAACCTGAAAAGGCCGAGGTAAGTGAGCCTCAGACTAAGTCTAATGAAGAGACCGTTAAATCGGAATTGAATGACAAAAAAGTACAACTTGACATAAACAGCTTTTTATCAACAGACCGTTACGACTATTTCCAAGATGGACAGTCAGCCATATATGAAACGAAGGGTGAACACTTTTTCGTCTCAATTCAAGATAACAAACTCTTTAAGAAAATATGGGAAGCAaaagatgaaaatgaaTACGCAACCAAAGTGATTAGAGACGGTGTTGATATTCTTTTGGGTATAAGTAAGCTTAGCATATTTTTTGTGAATGGCCAAGTCAAACACTACAGTAGTACAGAAAACGTGTGGAAAGAGGTGACAAACGACGTGGTTTTGGACATCAATAAACAAGCCGATACGTACGAATATGAAGTCAAGGACTTCCCGCAGTCGAAGTATTTTGAGACGAAATACGACtttagatttaaaacaataaaagaAGGCGAAAGTATAATATGGGAGTCGAAAGAAGATCATAACGCTAATATGGTACTACTAGGTGGAGCTCattcaaaaaataagatGCTGACGATTCATTTTACAGATCCATATATCGTAGTGTTCACCAAAAAGAATAAGGAACCATGGGTACAGGATAAGTCATTTAAGCCATCACCAAAACCCTTGGATATTAAAGTGCCTAATAAGGTAGATAATGACATTTTTACCCATCTTGCAAAACAAGGAAACTTATTTAACTTGATAAAAAGAGGTAATGAAGTAATATGGAAGTCAAGATCTAGTAACGAAAACGCAAAAAAGGTGGTTGTGTAcgcaataaataaaaaccaCATGTTTATAACAATATATCCGTTTAAGGGGCAAGTCACgaaattgttaaaataccCTGACGACGAATGCAAAGAAATAGACGCATCGACTAAGATACCAATAACAATTAACATTAGGTCGAATAAGAGTTCATGCGCGTATTACAACTACGAAAGAAACAACGTGAGAATGTTTAGAGCAAAGGGCGACTACGTGTTTGGAGGAGTGAGAGAGAAGGATGAATCATCATCAGATCGTTCAAACGATAAGAGCATTTGGACAGCAAGCACAAACATCGATAACGACAGTAGATACGCAAACAAAGTTAAGGTGATAACGTACGATAAGTTCAAGGATATGTACGAAGTTACAGTGTATCTAATGGACGGGACGACCAGGAAGTACGTAAGGCATGAAACCATGCCGTGGACATTCGTGGACCCCAACCAGAAGCTATCTGTGTCGATTAACGTTAATTCGCAGTCTGAATGTTATAAGTATTCACTCAGCTATAAAAACGGCGTTAAAATCTTTACAGCGAAGCCGGGAATGGAGTTTAACAGCGTAACATACCAGGACGAGGTCAAGGCCGACGTATGGGAGGCGAAAAACGTCAACGATTGTGCAAACAAAGTAGAACTGGACACGATGGGAGGAGTTAACAAGATAATAGTCCATTTGCAAAATGGAGGCAAGAAGGTGTTCACGAGAAAGGATGATAAAACATGGGttgaagaaggagaatcCAAAATTGAAGCCGCAGAACCGACAACAAATGAGGAAGTTGCCCCTCCCTCAACTGCTACTAAGGATAATGTTCAGGAAATGTATAAGCCTGAATATACGAACGACATCAAATTGTAcgtgaaggacctgaagaatCCAAACAGTAATAAGGAAATGGACAGTAAGGACTACGAAGTAAAGCAGAACCAGAATAGATATGAGTTTAAATTGAAAGAGGGTTCTAAGTGTGTGGAAGtgaaatatttagtaaaaataacgGACTTGTTTGACCGTACTAGGACCATAGGATTGAAGCCAGTGAGTGTTTGGAAAAGATTTTTCGCCAAATCCGACGAAAATTACCCGAAAACTGTCGTTTATCAGTGGCCAAACAAAATAGTTATCAATTTCGACACCTTCTTCATAGTCAACGAAAAGGAGATCTCCGGTACCTGGATAAACAGGAATTTCGACATTAAGTTTTACACTGCGAGTACGGGGAACGGTACCAAGAATAACGTGGAACTGGATTGGAGTAAGTACGACCTGAGAAAAATGTCTGGAGAAAGGTACGACTACGAGTTTAAGCCGAACTCGAAGTGCTCGGAGGTCAAGTACATGTTTAAAAAGGTGGACCCGAATGACCAAAATAGGTTAATCACCGGATACAGGACAGTTTGGAAGCACGGCCATCTTGGCCATAATGAGTATCCAACCATCGTTTCATACTTGAGCGAAAAAAGACTAATAGTGGATTTAGGCACGAAGTTCATAGTGTCTGAAAGGAATCCTGATGATAGTTGGACCCCCAAAGAGTCTTTTTTGCAGTTCTTTACGGCTACAGAAAATCGCAACGGTAGGTATGAACATGAGGGCTTGCCACTTAGCGATAACAAATACGGCCTTCAGAAAAAAGGTGATGAGCTGACCTATGTATTTAACGGTGGAATAAGGTGCACGAAGATCGTGCACGTAGAATGCGTAGGGAATGCGGACGACATTAATAAGGTTACAACCTACTATAAAAGGGTGTGGATCTACGACCCAGATGTGAATCCCGGGAAGTATCCAAAGAGTGTCTTATACAAAAGTGGCAGTAAAATAACAGTAAAGTTAGATGACCTGATTTTGGTTTACCAAAGAAACGTCCATGGCGACTGGATTAAGTCAGATGTGTTTGACATGGGCGGCAATCCACTGATGTCCCACAAAGAGGTTACTCAACTTACCGAAGTTGCCACTCCTTCAACAACTACGCCACCTATTGAGCCAGAAGAAGCAACACCAGTAGCTACTGCTGTGCCTTCTGAAAGAACCAGTACACATCGCAGAGGGTCTATTTCACCAGATGAAAGTTCAACTTTGCCCTTTACTATTTCTACTAAGCCACCTGTATCCGCAAATCCACCTGCAAGTACAGTAGAACCTCCAAAAAGTACCACTCAGCCCGATGTGGGTGTTACTGCACCAGAAACAAGTTCTACTCCAATAATCCATAGTACTGAACAACCTGCAAAGAGTTCAGTGGAACCCCCTAGAGTATTATCGCCACCGGAGACAACTAGCGTCCCCAATAATGTTGTTTCCCCCAATGCTTTCAATCCTGCCACTACCAGTACTCCTACTGTTAACACCCATGTTAGTGAGAATTTCGCTGAGCCTTTAATACAGCCTGCCAGACATGTTCCTGTTCAAAAGCCTACTGATCATACCAATCTGGCCAATTCTGCCCATGGATTCTCATCAATAAATCAGAACGTTAAGGAGCTTTACCCCTCTGAACATCCCAAAGACGTCACCATCATCACTGAGGGCAGCTTATATGCCAATGATACCAACAAATACAAGGTGTTTACGAACTTTGGAACTGAATTTTACCTATACAAATTCGTCGCCGGGGCCAGGTGTGTTGAAATTAGGCACACTGAGCATGGTGTAAATGGCAATGGAGACGATAAATCTAAGGGCCCCGTTAAGCAAAAGGTAGTGTGGACTTACAATTCTTCAAGATACGGTCGTAAATACCCCGAATCTGTGTTTTACAACAAGCAGACGATGACCTTCATCATCATGTTCGACGACCACAATATAATTTGCTTTAAGAAGAACGGCTGCTGGGTTGTGACCAGTACTACCAGAACATACTAG